TTGGAGCTGTATTCATCACATTTTGTCCAGATCGTTGTAAGAACCACGGCAATCATAATTAAACCTTCTTTGATACATGCAGCTGGCATCACGGACAGGAATGCAAATCTCAAGGAGAACCTACGTATCGAATACTCCAGGGACCATATGGAAGGTTATCTACAAAGTTTATGGTTCTGTGTCATACAAGAAGTCAGCTATGATTTGAGTCTTAAGGCGTCTCTCTGGCGCTTACATTGCATTCTAAGCTGACTTTGAACATACACGTCCCCATGGCTATGTTCTCAATCCACAGGCAACGCAACGGCAATGAAAGGTAATGCAAAAGGaattaaaaaacttaaatttgtCTGATGTTGTCGGTTCCTTTCTCTTCGGCTTATATATTTTTCTcaaatttattgtatttttaatcattGTGTGTGAAAGATACCCAGGATGAGATCACGAATAGTCACTTTAACAATCAGGTGatccattaaataaaaaaataaaaaaaatgtaaggcgcgataacctccgaagagatctaaggccgagcttctcttccaatttgcgtcgtgctcctctagatttttccctacaaattggccggacgggacctacatgttttatgccgactccaaacggcatctgcaaggcagatgagttttcactgagagcttttcatggcagaaatacaatcggagcgcttgccagacactgccgaggggcgaccccgcttagaaaaattttcttctaattgaaaaattttgtttctaaaattttgatgttgctttgcccgggagttgaacccagggcatacggtgtgataggcggagcacgctaccatcacaccacggtggccgccgagggtgatccattatatttgtaaatttgacatctatgcagaagatatgccacttgtcttatccacaatatttttaactaattttcttcaatataaaaataatatattttatttttatttgcacaatGTTTTaagtgaaagaaaataaaaaatgagtTTTTGTGCGTTCATTGTGGCAAGAAAATTGCAACGTGCGTTCCTCCATAGTGACGCCAGCGGCAAACagcgcaaaagtcgaatgtgttcggGCCATTACGCAGCATGATTTGGTATTCGTTGACGTTACTTTTTCATTGCCTGTTTATTCCAAAGTAGCACTAAGCGACTAAAGTAATTCTCAATTCGATATCCAGGCTGACATTGGGTTCGGCGTGgacaaattttgtttttgaatgctTCAACGGCCTTTTCAGCGTTGTCTTAAAATCGACAAAGAGATGTAGATGCTTCTGTCAATTAATTTGGCGTAAATTGTTTCTTTAAAGTTTCACTTTTCTCAGTTTTACGGTATTCTAATTTTACTTTTTTCCCTAAAACCTTGTGCCTTCTGCAGTTTTTTTGTTGTTAGGAATCTATCACCGAAAAATATTGCACGTAACTCTTGGTGACATGCTTTTCATGTTGTCATATGTAATCTGTCACTTCTGACAATATGAGGGTTATATGACGGCTAATTTACGttgtatacttttaggcgcttgtaatattggttttgttgattttgacgtgtttttaaaatttcaaagatATATTGAATGGGAACTCTGGCTGCagcaaatttaataaaatttaaaagcaaacttttttaaaattaaccaaataaaaaacaaaacataatttttaaataaagtttaaTTTCGCGAACTTAAAAAACTGATGCTTAGGAGTGGAAAATCATTGGAACTGATTTAATCTaaagtaagaaaaatttaaaactataTTTATTAGTAAATGCATGAAGGTATAACTAATAACTATCTAAACATAAAtgctaattaaaaaatattattaattaattaatcaaaACAGGAAACATTTGTTACAAAAGTCAAAAAAGGAGTCAAGCAAGTTGTAAGAACTATTAAGGAATATGTAAGATGAGAATGCAACTGTGCTAGCTAAGAGAGAGCGATAGagagcaaaaatcggtatatttAGGTTTTATCACAATTTCGTATAAAAAATTTCTTTAGTTGCTAGAAACCGCTACGTCCACTGCTACTGCGCCTAGAACCAGCCTCATTGCCACCACTCATGCCGAGCGCACGCTGTGGCACGAGTATACGTGGGAGCGTTAACGAACGTTTGGGTACGGAATGTTTTAGTGGTGAGAATGAATGTGTACGCAAGTGCTCTTCTGAAATACTTAAATTGGATTCTCTTGTAACGTTTTGCTCTTCCGCTTCTATATCGTGCTCCTGTTCACGCTCTGTGACGAGCTGCTGTATGTGTTGATCATCTTTCTCTTCATGCGCctgctgcttttgttgttgttgttgtattaccgTGCTCACTTGCATACATTCACATTCATCCTCAACGGCATAATCATCCATGTCCGCATCGAAGGAAGCAATTGGCGCTGTGGCTGCTATAACAACAAGCGTAGCGGTTGAACCGCCATACGTTGGCCATTGTCACGCGTATGACTGTGCAGTCTGTTGCTTAACACCATGTTTATATGGCGTGCTGCCACCAGTTGCTGAATCTAAATTTGCTGCCGTGCTTCCACCACGTTCTACCATGTTTTTTAAACGACCACGCAACTCTTCAAGACTTTTCGATTTTGCTTTATTAATGCGTTTATATTTCACATCCTTTGGTTTAGTCACCGAGCGATGATTTGACATTACGCGATTATAGTTGGTGACCTGCGTTTTAACGCCACCCGTAGTCGTATTGCCATCAATGTCGGCACTTGCCAAAGAATTGTTGTGCTTCTCATGACTGGGTGTGGCAGGTGTAGTACACAGTTGCGGCACCTTAACGCTGTACGCCGTATAACCATCGGATATCGGCGATTTTATTGATTGCGATATGCTAGATTGACGTTGCGGTAAGGATGGTGCGATGCGCAAATTTTCCTTTGTGCGCCCCAGTGGTGTGCTACTCGCATGTTGTATCATGGGATGCGCTACAGCTTCTGTGGTTGGCGCATGCGCGGCATTATTATCAATTTGCCCTTCGGTTGAGCTTGAACTCAACGCTTTTTCCGAACGATTACGGAATTTATCACGTTTCTCTGCTAAATCAGATGTCGGCTCGGGGTCTTCCTCTACCGAGTAAACAGTCTCTAAGATTTCTGGACGCCGCAAAAAACAATTGTTACGTCGTGCGCCtgcatatttatttaaattggtCTCAATAGCATCCGAAATAGAACGCACAATGGTGATGCCATCACCGCCGCTCTGTCCGCTGCCAGAACCAATACCACCACCACTGCTGCGACGTCGTATACCAATTGGTATATGACTGCTATCCGAATCGATTTCTTCCAGTACCACAGCCGAGTCGGAGTCATTTAACGAATCCAGCTCTGTGGTGAAATTTGCTTCAATCGCATTTAGTCCATGATCCGAAAGCCGATGGGAAAGTGtatcaataattttttgttgtcgCTGTATTGTGATTTCACGATGGCTAAGTAAACTCGATATTTGCTTTTGCTTGCGCTTCAAACGTGACTCTAGTAGTAGAAGTTGTGAGGTCAGCGTACTCATCTGATCTGTCTTCTCCTTTTGTATGCGGTAATGTTGTTGTATCTGTTTAGGAAGGCGAGACAAGTTTAACGTATAATTATTCTTAGTTGGGTAACTAAGCACATTTAACTCACCTGTTGTGCATAAGCTTTCCTCCATCTCATAATATGCTCTGCCTGACAACGCACCTTCGTACGCAGCTCTTCGATCATCAGTCGCGCTGTGTGCAAGTCCTTTGGATTCTGATTCATCATATTCAAGCGTAAATTGTTTGTATGCGTGCTAACCGGTATGGGTGGCCATTGAAATTCCATACGTGGCGGTTGGCTTGCGTCATTGGGTAATGATCCACGTGGTCTTGGTGTCAGCGGTTTGGCGGTTATGTCAGTCAAAGCTGTTGCTAAAATACCAATACCACTGCCACTCATGCTGCTATTGCTGCCGCTATTGCTTCCGGCGCCTGCTCCTCCACCTACACTACTCCCTGTTTCGCCAACAATTTTGCTGTTGTTATGGTTGCTGTTGGCGTTGTTATTGCTGACTGACGCCATTGCCGTCACTGCCATATTGGTATTAGGGGGTGGTGTTGTTGCTGTTACAGTTGGTAATACTGTTGCCGATGCTGATGCACTATGTTGTTGCGGTTGTGCTGGTTGCTTTTGTACGCTGCATGCCATTGTTATTGTTTTAGCAAGTTGCGTTGCGCGTTGcgttgcatacatttaggcgcatacgtCGTACTTTTCCTTTTACGTTAATTTGTTTAGCCGTAGCCttggttttttatttaattacgtGAGTGCATTGTAAACATGTCTATGCAGTTGTATGTGTTGAACGCAAATATTTACAGTGGCTTAGTGATTGACATGAATCGATGCTGAAATGAAAAGACCGAAAGTTTATTTGTTGAAACTGATTACGGCAAGCAGAAATGTTAGTTAAATTTAGCCTAGACatgatacatttttaaaactttaaagcgATCATAGCTCAGCAAAGAACAAGTATTAATAAAAGTGAAAGAAACCTCTGTGTCGAGTTTCAATGGTGTCAATCAACGAGTCTTCGAAAGATATTAGGTGCGCCTGCAAGTATGCAAGGTAAATTTTATAGATGTTCGGATGAATAACTCCCTGTAGAACCGACTAGCGCTTTTGAACGTTTCTGATTCTGCATCTCAGAAATGAGGCAATGAAATGTTTTGTAAAAAAACGACGGTTGGGTTTTAAGAGTAACTTGGAGAATCTCATCGAATATTCTGTTGAGTTGGAATACTTTCGAAGTTTCCCAGgctttttttttgcagttttggATGGCAATTGACTAATGCACTATGATTGCAGCCACCCTATGTGACACCATCTCGGGACTGCTTTCGCATAACATCAGGGTGGCGTTTCATATTTATCGTTTTTTAATAGCCTTCTGTTGTTCCTGCGTCCACGTCCCGCTTTTCTGCTTCGAGGGTGGTTTCTACGAAATTACGAATTTGTTGCCACTCTTTCGGGCCTCTCAGTTTTTTGATTTGGCCGACTCTTCGATCGAAAAACTGTCGGTTCTGGCTCCAGGCCAAATAAATTCTATCCACTAAAGAGGTGACTATATACAATAATCTTAGAGTGCTAGGAGCTACGCAGAAGTGCAGCTCAGGACCTATGTTGTTAAGTAATAGGCATGCCATTATGAATTGACCACAAAATAAAGAAACGCCGTGCTTAATCGCCATATCCATATGTCACTATATATAATAATCTTAGAGCCCGTACGAGCTACACAGCAGTGCCGGGCTTTTGGATCTTCTTCtcttgtgaaaaaaaaacgcataGTTGCTGTCGAAGAAGGTCATAGGACAGATGTCAGATTTCACGTGCCGATATTTTTCGATTGCAATACAACATTATTTTTCCGGCACACCGAGCGCCATAGTCCTCTCTAACTCTCTACTGTGAAGTTAACTTTTAATTTCTCTAAGGTGCCAAAAGAACTACCAATATTTCAGGCTAGTGGAAAATCTTAGCTCTTGAGCTTTAAAAGAGATTAAGTTGAGGCTTAGCGTTGtaaatcctgttgttgttgttgtgttaacagagcTTCGTCCCATTCAATAgctgcgaccactcacaaattgtcataaaatttatctaacgggagtccaagaaaactagcAGTTTCCAAAAGGATAGGCCATATGAAGTGTAGGTTCTACACTACAATAGGTAAaatggttgttgtcatgtggggacacattgggACAAGTTAGAGTTAAACCTCTTAAAGTACCTAGATGGAAGTTGGGCCATAGTGACTTGTGTCTGCCCTGATAGTATGCTTTCTTCTGAGATCTAGTGAA
The DNA window shown above is from Eurosta solidaginis isolate ZX-2024a chromosome 2, ASM4086904v1, whole genome shotgun sequence and carries:
- the LOC137239718 gene encoding uncharacterized protein, with translation MYATQRATQLAKTITMACSVQKQPAQPQQHSASASATVLPTVTATTPPPNTNMAVTAMASVSNNNANSNHNNSKIVGETGSSVGGGAGAGSNSGSNSSMSGSGIGILATALTDITAKPLTPRPRGSLPNDASQPPRMEFQWPPIPVSTHTNNLRLNMMNQNPKDLHTARLMIEELRTKVRCQAEHIMRWRKAYAQQIQQHYRIQKEKTDQMSTLTSQLLLLESRLKRKQKQISSLLSHREITIQRQQKIIDTLSHRLSDHGLNAIEANFTTELDSLNDSDSAVVLEEIDSDSSHIPIGIRRRSSGGGIGSGSGQSGGDGITIVRSISDAIETNLNKYAGARRNNCFLRRPEILETVYSVEEDPEPTSDLAEKRDKFRNRSEKALSSSSTEGQIDNNAAHAPTTEAVAHPMIQHASSTPLGRTKENLRIAPSLPQRQSSISQSIKSPISDGYTAYSVKVPQLCTTPATPSHEKHNNSLASADIDGNTTTGGVKTQVTNYNRVMSNHRSVTKPKDVKYKRINKAKSKSLEELRGRLKNMVERGGSTAANLDSATGGSTPYKHGVKQQTAQSYA